The Microplitis mediator isolate UGA2020A chromosome 4, iyMicMedi2.1, whole genome shotgun sequence nucleotide sequence GGTAGAGATACTGTTTTTGACAACGTTAGACCCATTttgttgacatttaaaaaactttaatagaataatttgtaaaatacttttattgcaaattaaaataaagtattaaatatcaaaaaatagaGCAGTGGCTACAAATGCTACTTTTAccctataaataaaaataaatttaaaaaacttaataaattttaattgctgTTGTtgtccctggtggaaatttttgggaattttctctgaaaaactcagttccaAAGtactaaagactttttcaaagttctgaagactttttcagagaaaatacccaaaaatttccaccaggggtATATCTTAAATCTTATATATCACCTCTAATAtttgcttttaaaattttaatttcggcGGGtcttttttctattaataaagttattatttaattttttagcattcGATGTCTTGAatgagatttaaatttataatataacaaAGTCTATAATGAttcaattaaatgttaatgttatttattcttctTTACTCTAATGTAAAATCGATATTTATTATCAGTGTACTGCATCATCAAACTAACTTCTATACGttctatcaaataattaattgttgtaCGCTATCTTATTCAAAACAGCATTTAATTTATGcaaactaattattattttaatttaaaatattaataaaaaataaaagtaaactatatttatattaaattgacTCTATAATTGAAATCttttgtatgtaaatatttattgtttaaaaaaatatatacctataaaaattaattacgttgTCTTAAAAGTAGGACTCCTCGATTTTACTGGTTGCAGTATGTGTACTTAACTGAAAATCGATTACCCGTCTgtgcaatttatatataagtaaagTATATATGGTTttatagtttatatatatatatataacacaaagtacttttaaaaagtttcaaacaagttgtttgaagaaaaatggacttttgcgatttatttaatttttttttaaaatttattcaatttttcataaaaaaaatattaccatCATTCAAGCTAATAAATCACTTTGACCTTTACGGGCGCAcatatttcaataaatgcGTAGGtgctgataaaatattaaatctaaTGTAATCTTAATGTGTATATGTTACAGAAATTCaatatcattgaaaattttcgacatATCCTGTAACATATCAGCTGACTAAaagcttttaaataaatatctgatTTTAATTGCATTATTTACTCCgaggtaattaatttatttttttattttttttatttacaaaaatggagaaaatttttttttttaagttaattttggtaataaattacatgtataatttaatttagttaCACAAAGCTTTGATCTAGGTCAATATTAACTAGACAAATTATTAGTCAACAAATATGTGTTCATTCAATTTTCTGAACAATATTGTACTTTGTCGGCACAAAACAAAGGTACAAATGGGATAACTTTGTTTAAATATCTCACATGTCAgtttaaattgtgtaattaatcaacaaattaaatttgtatatttttatattaacgaTATAAAAGACCCAATTATTTACacaattaaaagtattttagatgtaataatttattttaaatcaattgaatttaagtgaaaaaaagtGTCGATAATTGGGTTctttacttaaataaaatataaaaaaaacttttctctattaaaaaaaaaatggataattatcaatataataaaaatatgtgtatttttttgttatttatagaaaatgaaaataatatcattattgagtacttttattttgtattcataTCTAACGTGTACTGTTAAAAGCCAGAGATTATCAGATTATCTATTAGAGCCACATACAACAACAGTAAGTCATGTTCCGTATAGAGATAGGCGTAATAAAGCTGAGCCCACGTGTGAGGAATTACGTGCGATGTGGAGATACAGTAAAAGACAAAGTCGTGCCGTCGAAGTAACTAATGATTTGCCCATGTATCGTGATCCATTTTCATACAACGTTTGGGAAACTTATCCAGTACGTTCTCAATCCTCAATTGGTTACagaggtaatttatttaaatttttataataggTACTGTAATTAGCCgatagttaataatttatttaaacaaattgcactttgagtttttttataaacttttaatttaattataaatgttttttttagaaatattaaaatatccaGATGAACGCGATGAACAAGCGCGTAATCGTGGCGGCGGACGTACTCCAGTTTATGGAAAAATGGTCCACAAAGCACCAGCAGAAAGTAGATTCCGGAATGGGATGCCGAATAATCGCATGAAAGCTTTTGAAGAAGTTGCCAGAATGTATGGAACAGTTAATCGTCAGCCCCCGGATTTACGAAGACCGCAATATAATTTTCGCGTCGGCGGTGGTGGCTCGTCAATATCTCATGTTCCACAAGCTGGCAGTTTTCAACATCTCAAAGAGCTAATACGAACTGAACGTGCTCGTGAATTACAggttcttttttaatttttttaggtcaAACATGTCTATTAATAACTTGTCTGActataaataactaatttcatatttatatttttctatttacaataaatatatttaaaaaggaTCAACGCGCAGCCGAAGAATTAGCCGCGAGAGCATCCTCAacaaataatgatatttttaaaaatgaacaacgtaataaattaacag carries:
- the LOC130667041 gene encoding uncharacterized protein LOC130667041 — encoded protein: MKIISLLSTFILYSYLTCTVKSQRLSDYLLEPHTTTVSHVPYRDRRNKAEPTCEELRAMWRYSKRQSRAVEVTNDLPMYRDPFSYNVWETYPVRSQSSIGYREILKYPDERDEQARNRGGGRTPVYGKMVHKAPAESRFRNGMPNNRMKAFEEVARMYGTVNRQPPDLRRPQYNFRVGGGGSSISHVPQAGSFQHLKELIRTERARELQDQRAAEELAARASSTNNDIFKNEQRNKLTDSQIQYLNSIKSYQEPKNYNYDKSKYLSSLTDYNDAPLINDDYNRNSMLH